The proteins below are encoded in one region of Telopea speciosissima isolate NSW1024214 ecotype Mountain lineage chromosome 10, Tspe_v1, whole genome shotgun sequence:
- the LOC122643157 gene encoding protein TIFY 4B-like isoform X2 translates to MRPEETSYQSPLDKPLDQLTDEDISQLTREDCRRYLKEKGMRRPSWNKSQAIQQVLSLKSLLETRSDSGAGTRQSFVSSRTENPQHHQIPPVSAAEEPVSYRRKDPPKPSFSGNVSARLPSADNNKSIPPTPNSRIRSLANEPASQMTIFYHGKVNVYDDISTTKARAIMQLAGSPIYLPQDTPSGVNTAIRTFPCHLQAASDKPGSSSPASSSPSLQTSMSKVAEHTMQYREEGNMSHEVEPGPASRKASLQRYLEKRKDRYGLKG, encoded by the exons ATGAGACCGGAAGAAACGAGTTACCAGTCGCCACTGGACAAACCCCTCGATCAGCTCACTGACGAAGACATTTCACAGCTCACTCGTGAGGATTGCCGTCGATACCTCAAGGAAAAAG GAATGCGTCGTCCATCGTGGAACAAATCGCAAGCGATCCAGCAAGTTCTTTCCTTAAAATCGCTGCTTGAGACGAGGTCAGATTCCGGCGCCGGTACTCGCCAGAGTTTCGTTTCTTCCCGGACGGAAAACCCACAGCATCAT CAGATCCCTCCTGTATCGGCTGCTGAAGAACCTGTATCGTATCGGCGAAAAGACCCTCCGAAACCCTCTTTTTCCGGCAATGTGTCGGCCCGTCTCCCCTCCGCCGACAACAACAAATCCATCCCTCCCACCCCTAACAG CAGAATCAGGAGCCTAGCGAACGAACCAGCGAGTCAGATGACTATTTTCTACCATGGAAAGGTGAATGTCTACGATGATATATCAACTACTAAG GCAAGAGCAATCATGCAACTTGCAGGCAGCCCCATCTACTTGCCTCAGGACACTCCATCTGGTGTAAATACAGCAATCCGGACCTTTCCTTGCCATTTACAGGCAGCATCTGACAAACCAGGATCCAGTTCTCCGGCATCAAGCTCTCCAAGTTTGCAAACAAGTATGTC AAAAGTCGCTGAACATACTATGCAGTACAGGGAAGAAGGGAACATGTCTCATGAAGTCGAACCTG GTCCAGCAAGTAGAAAAGCATCATTGCAAAGATACCTTGAGAAGCGAAAAGACAGGTATGGTTTAAAGGGCTAA
- the LOC122643157 gene encoding protein TIFY 4B-like isoform X1, whose protein sequence is MRPEETSYQSPLDKPLDQLTDEDISQLTREDCRRYLKEKGMRRPSWNKSQAIQQVLSLKSLLETRSDSGAGTRQSFVSSRTENPQHHQIPPVSAAEEPVSYRRKDPPKPSFSGNVSARLPSADNNKSIPPTPNSRIRSLANEPASQMTIFYHGKVNVYDDISTTKARAIMQLAGSPIYLPQDTPSGVNTAIRTFPCHLQAASDKPGSSSPASSSPSLQTSMSKVAEHTMQYREEGNMSHEVEPEGPASRKASLQRYLEKRKDRYGLKG, encoded by the exons ATGAGACCGGAAGAAACGAGTTACCAGTCGCCACTGGACAAACCCCTCGATCAGCTCACTGACGAAGACATTTCACAGCTCACTCGTGAGGATTGCCGTCGATACCTCAAGGAAAAAG GAATGCGTCGTCCATCGTGGAACAAATCGCAAGCGATCCAGCAAGTTCTTTCCTTAAAATCGCTGCTTGAGACGAGGTCAGATTCCGGCGCCGGTACTCGCCAGAGTTTCGTTTCTTCCCGGACGGAAAACCCACAGCATCAT CAGATCCCTCCTGTATCGGCTGCTGAAGAACCTGTATCGTATCGGCGAAAAGACCCTCCGAAACCCTCTTTTTCCGGCAATGTGTCGGCCCGTCTCCCCTCCGCCGACAACAACAAATCCATCCCTCCCACCCCTAACAG CAGAATCAGGAGCCTAGCGAACGAACCAGCGAGTCAGATGACTATTTTCTACCATGGAAAGGTGAATGTCTACGATGATATATCAACTACTAAG GCAAGAGCAATCATGCAACTTGCAGGCAGCCCCATCTACTTGCCTCAGGACACTCCATCTGGTGTAAATACAGCAATCCGGACCTTTCCTTGCCATTTACAGGCAGCATCTGACAAACCAGGATCCAGTTCTCCGGCATCAAGCTCTCCAAGTTTGCAAACAAGTATGTC AAAAGTCGCTGAACATACTATGCAGTACAGGGAAGAAGGGAACATGTCTCATGAAGTCGAACCTG AAGGTCCAGCAAGTAGAAAAGCATCATTGCAAAGATACCTTGAGAAGCGAAAAGACAGGTATGGTTTAAAGGGCTAA
- the LOC122643157 gene encoding protein TIFY 4B-like isoform X8 encodes MRPEETSYQSPLDKPLDQLTDEDISQLTREDCRRYLKEKGMRRPSWNKSQAIQQVLSLKSLLETRSDSGAGTRQSFVSSRTENPQHHQIPPVSAAEEPVSYRRKDPPKPSFSGNVSARLPSADNNKSIPPTPNRIRSLANEPASQMTIFYHGKVNVYDDISTTKARAIMQLAGSPIYLPQDTPSGVNTAIRTFPCHLQAASDKPGSSSPASSSPSLQTKKVAEHTMQYREEGNMSHEVEPEGPASRKASLQRYLEKRKDRYGLKG; translated from the exons ATGAGACCGGAAGAAACGAGTTACCAGTCGCCACTGGACAAACCCCTCGATCAGCTCACTGACGAAGACATTTCACAGCTCACTCGTGAGGATTGCCGTCGATACCTCAAGGAAAAAG GAATGCGTCGTCCATCGTGGAACAAATCGCAAGCGATCCAGCAAGTTCTTTCCTTAAAATCGCTGCTTGAGACGAGGTCAGATTCCGGCGCCGGTACTCGCCAGAGTTTCGTTTCTTCCCGGACGGAAAACCCACAGCATCAT CAGATCCCTCCTGTATCGGCTGCTGAAGAACCTGTATCGTATCGGCGAAAAGACCCTCCGAAACCCTCTTTTTCCGGCAATGTGTCGGCCCGTCTCCCCTCCGCCGACAACAACAAATCCATCCCTCCCACCCCTAACAG AATCAGGAGCCTAGCGAACGAACCAGCGAGTCAGATGACTATTTTCTACCATGGAAAGGTGAATGTCTACGATGATATATCAACTACTAAG GCAAGAGCAATCATGCAACTTGCAGGCAGCCCCATCTACTTGCCTCAGGACACTCCATCTGGTGTAAATACAGCAATCCGGACCTTTCCTTGCCATTTACAGGCAGCATCTGACAAACCAGGATCCAGTTCTCCGGCATCAAGCTCTCCAAGTTTGCAAACAA AAAAAGTCGCTGAACATACTATGCAGTACAGGGAAGAAGGGAACATGTCTCATGAAGTCGAACCTG AAGGTCCAGCAAGTAGAAAAGCATCATTGCAAAGATACCTTGAGAAGCGAAAAGACAGGTATGGTTTAAAGGGCTAA
- the LOC122643157 gene encoding protein TIFY 4B-like isoform X3 yields MRPEETSYQSPLDKPLDQLTDEDISQLTREDCRRYLKEKGMRRPSWNKSQAIQQVLSLKSLLETRSDSGAGTRQSFVSSRTENPQHHIPPVSAAEEPVSYRRKDPPKPSFSGNVSARLPSADNNKSIPPTPNSRIRSLANEPASQMTIFYHGKVNVYDDISTTKARAIMQLAGSPIYLPQDTPSGVNTAIRTFPCHLQAASDKPGSSSPASSSPSLQTSMSKVAEHTMQYREEGNMSHEVEPEGPASRKASLQRYLEKRKDRYGLKG; encoded by the exons ATGAGACCGGAAGAAACGAGTTACCAGTCGCCACTGGACAAACCCCTCGATCAGCTCACTGACGAAGACATTTCACAGCTCACTCGTGAGGATTGCCGTCGATACCTCAAGGAAAAAG GAATGCGTCGTCCATCGTGGAACAAATCGCAAGCGATCCAGCAAGTTCTTTCCTTAAAATCGCTGCTTGAGACGAGGTCAGATTCCGGCGCCGGTACTCGCCAGAGTTTCGTTTCTTCCCGGACGGAAAACCCACAGCATCAT ATCCCTCCTGTATCGGCTGCTGAAGAACCTGTATCGTATCGGCGAAAAGACCCTCCGAAACCCTCTTTTTCCGGCAATGTGTCGGCCCGTCTCCCCTCCGCCGACAACAACAAATCCATCCCTCCCACCCCTAACAG CAGAATCAGGAGCCTAGCGAACGAACCAGCGAGTCAGATGACTATTTTCTACCATGGAAAGGTGAATGTCTACGATGATATATCAACTACTAAG GCAAGAGCAATCATGCAACTTGCAGGCAGCCCCATCTACTTGCCTCAGGACACTCCATCTGGTGTAAATACAGCAATCCGGACCTTTCCTTGCCATTTACAGGCAGCATCTGACAAACCAGGATCCAGTTCTCCGGCATCAAGCTCTCCAAGTTTGCAAACAAGTATGTC AAAAGTCGCTGAACATACTATGCAGTACAGGGAAGAAGGGAACATGTCTCATGAAGTCGAACCTG AAGGTCCAGCAAGTAGAAAAGCATCATTGCAAAGATACCTTGAGAAGCGAAAAGACAGGTATGGTTTAAAGGGCTAA
- the LOC122643157 gene encoding protein TIFY 4B-like isoform X4 gives MRPEETSYQSPLDKPLDQLTDEDISQLTREDCRRYLKEKGMRRPSWNKSQAIQQVLSLKSLLETRSDSGAGTRQSFVSSRTENPQHHQIPPVSAAEEPVSYRRKDPPKPSFSGNVSARLPSADNNKSIPPTPNRIRSLANEPASQMTIFYHGKVNVYDDISTTKARAIMQLAGSPIYLPQDTPSGVNTAIRTFPCHLQAASDKPGSSSPASSSPSLQTSMSKVAEHTMQYREEGNMSHEVEPEGPASRKASLQRYLEKRKDRYGLKG, from the exons ATGAGACCGGAAGAAACGAGTTACCAGTCGCCACTGGACAAACCCCTCGATCAGCTCACTGACGAAGACATTTCACAGCTCACTCGTGAGGATTGCCGTCGATACCTCAAGGAAAAAG GAATGCGTCGTCCATCGTGGAACAAATCGCAAGCGATCCAGCAAGTTCTTTCCTTAAAATCGCTGCTTGAGACGAGGTCAGATTCCGGCGCCGGTACTCGCCAGAGTTTCGTTTCTTCCCGGACGGAAAACCCACAGCATCAT CAGATCCCTCCTGTATCGGCTGCTGAAGAACCTGTATCGTATCGGCGAAAAGACCCTCCGAAACCCTCTTTTTCCGGCAATGTGTCGGCCCGTCTCCCCTCCGCCGACAACAACAAATCCATCCCTCCCACCCCTAACAG AATCAGGAGCCTAGCGAACGAACCAGCGAGTCAGATGACTATTTTCTACCATGGAAAGGTGAATGTCTACGATGATATATCAACTACTAAG GCAAGAGCAATCATGCAACTTGCAGGCAGCCCCATCTACTTGCCTCAGGACACTCCATCTGGTGTAAATACAGCAATCCGGACCTTTCCTTGCCATTTACAGGCAGCATCTGACAAACCAGGATCCAGTTCTCCGGCATCAAGCTCTCCAAGTTTGCAAACAAGTATGTC AAAAGTCGCTGAACATACTATGCAGTACAGGGAAGAAGGGAACATGTCTCATGAAGTCGAACCTG AAGGTCCAGCAAGTAGAAAAGCATCATTGCAAAGATACCTTGAGAAGCGAAAAGACAGGTATGGTTTAAAGGGCTAA
- the LOC122643157 gene encoding protein TIFY 4B-like isoform X7 gives MRPEETSYQSPLDKPLDQLTDEDISQLTREDCRRYLKEKGMRRPSWNKSQAIQQVLSLKSLLETRSDSGAGTRQSFVSSRTENPQHHQIPPVSAAEEPVSYRRKDPPKPSFSGNVSARLPSADNNKSIPPTPNSRIRSLANEPASQMTIFYHGKVNVYDDISTTKARAIMQLAGSPIYLPQDTPSGVNTAIRTFPCHLQAASDKPGSSSPASSSPSLQTKKVAEHTMQYREEGNMSHEVEPGPASRKASLQRYLEKRKDRYGLKG, from the exons ATGAGACCGGAAGAAACGAGTTACCAGTCGCCACTGGACAAACCCCTCGATCAGCTCACTGACGAAGACATTTCACAGCTCACTCGTGAGGATTGCCGTCGATACCTCAAGGAAAAAG GAATGCGTCGTCCATCGTGGAACAAATCGCAAGCGATCCAGCAAGTTCTTTCCTTAAAATCGCTGCTTGAGACGAGGTCAGATTCCGGCGCCGGTACTCGCCAGAGTTTCGTTTCTTCCCGGACGGAAAACCCACAGCATCAT CAGATCCCTCCTGTATCGGCTGCTGAAGAACCTGTATCGTATCGGCGAAAAGACCCTCCGAAACCCTCTTTTTCCGGCAATGTGTCGGCCCGTCTCCCCTCCGCCGACAACAACAAATCCATCCCTCCCACCCCTAACAG CAGAATCAGGAGCCTAGCGAACGAACCAGCGAGTCAGATGACTATTTTCTACCATGGAAAGGTGAATGTCTACGATGATATATCAACTACTAAG GCAAGAGCAATCATGCAACTTGCAGGCAGCCCCATCTACTTGCCTCAGGACACTCCATCTGGTGTAAATACAGCAATCCGGACCTTTCCTTGCCATTTACAGGCAGCATCTGACAAACCAGGATCCAGTTCTCCGGCATCAAGCTCTCCAAGTTTGCAAACAA AAAAAGTCGCTGAACATACTATGCAGTACAGGGAAGAAGGGAACATGTCTCATGAAGTCGAACCTG GTCCAGCAAGTAGAAAAGCATCATTGCAAAGATACCTTGAGAAGCGAAAAGACAGGTATGGTTTAAAGGGCTAA
- the LOC122644219 gene encoding protein ECERIFERUM 26-like: MSKSGSSMVKVQSKLTVVSDKPVETGKTYPFSVLDHAMGLHTLHIVFYYRYDRPKSEDLGHLRASLSHLLTMYPTITGRLRRRAGKEDSNWEVNCNDAGVRVLVAKVHTTLDEWLRSADGSHERDLTVWEDMPEEDTSTWSPFRIQMNDFEGGGLAIGLSCTHMSADPTCCTTFFKSWMEIDRGVSIAHPPFFHPPGLRSRACPNTNTKSADYCATKSKAEHPSPVKTSTVTFRFSDKMIKQCLSDIQTECPDATPFDFLAALFWSCAMRAKTHMHHDKMCNLSICFDFRKLLHAPLPNGYFGNALHFLMVSSESSKMNEASGLAYLAGLVHNHLSNLEEEEFLSAIDWLGSQRGGGGGTYASPFKMYGPELTCINMEHLFPYEAILENKKPLHVSYHVGNVEGEGLILILPSPEEGLGRTVIVTLPDDQTDKLRKDPAIVCLEPTMIVSGS; the protein is encoded by the exons ATGTCAAAAAGTGGAAGCTCAATGGTGAAGGTACAGTCAAAACTGACGGTTGTGTCGGACAAACCGGTAGAGACAGGGAAGACGTATCCCTTTTCCGTATTGGATCACGCCATGGGACTCCACACCCTCCACATCGTCTTCTACTACAGGTATGATCGACCAAAGTCCGAAGACCTCGGCCACTTGAGGGCATCTCTGTCACATCTCCTCACAATGTACCCGACCATTACCGGCCGGTTACGGCGGAGAGCCGGCAAGGAGGATAGCAACTGGGAGGTCAATTGCAACGATGCTGGGGTGAGGGTTTTGGTTGCCAAGGTCCACACTACCCTCGATGAATGGCTTAGATCTGCTGATGGGTCCCATGAGAGAGATCTGACGGTTTGGGAGGACATGCCGGAGGAAGATACCAGCACTTGGTCTCCTTTCCGTATTCAG ATGAATGACTTTGAAGGTGGAGGCCTTGCTATTGGTCTAAGTTGCACACATATGTCTGCAGATCCAACCTGCTGCACTACATTCTTCAAATCATGGATGGAGATAGACAGAGGTGTCTCCATTGCACATCCACCATTCTTCCACCCTCCTGGGCTACGAAGCAGAGCTTGTCCCAACACAAACACTAAATCTGCAGATTACTGTGCTACCAAATCGAAGGCTGAACACCCATCTCCAGTGAAAACTTCCACTGTAACCTTCCGTTTCTCAGACAAAATGATCAAACAGTGCCTCTCAGATATCCAAACTGAGTGCCCAGATGCCAccccttttgattttcttgctgCTCTATTCTGGTCTTGTGCTATGCGTGCAAAGACACATATGCATCATGACAAGATGTGCAACCTCTCCATATGTTTTGATTTCAGGAAACTATTGCACGCCCCACTCCCTAATGGTTACTTTGGTAATGCTCTGCATTTTTTAATGGTTTCATCTGAGTCAAGCAAGATGAATGAAGCTAGTGGATTAGCTTATTTAGCTGGGCTAGTTCATAACCATTTgtcaaatcttgaagaagaggaGTTCTTGTCAGCTATAGATTGGCTTGGATCacaaagaggaggaggaggagggacaTATGCTTCACCTTTCAAGATGTATGGACCTGAGCTGACATGTATAAACATGGAGCATCTGTTTCCTTATGAAGCAATTTTAGAGAACAAGAAGCCATTGCATGTGTCATATCATGTGGGCAATGTAGAGGGTGAAGGGCTGATTTTGATTCTCCCATCACCAGAAGAAGGGCTAGGTCGGACGGTGATCGTGACATTGCCGGATGATCAGACTGATAAGCTACGAAAAGATCCAGCTATTGTGTGCCTTGAGCCTACCATGATTGTTAGTGGGAGTTGA
- the LOC122643157 gene encoding protein TIFY 4B-like isoform X6 produces the protein MRPEETSYQSPLDKPLDQLTDEDISQLTREDCRRYLKEKGMRRPSWNKSQAIQQVLSLKSLLETRSDSGAGTRQSFVSSRTENPQHHQIPPVSAAEEPVSYRRKDPPKPSFSGNVSARLPSADNNKSIPPTPNSRIRSLANEPASQMTIFYHGKVNVYDDISTTKARAIMQLAGSPIYLPQDTPSGVNTAIRTFPCHLQAASDKPGSSSPASSSPSLQTKKVAEHTMQYREEGNMSHEVEPEGPASRKASLQRYLEKRKDRYGLKG, from the exons ATGAGACCGGAAGAAACGAGTTACCAGTCGCCACTGGACAAACCCCTCGATCAGCTCACTGACGAAGACATTTCACAGCTCACTCGTGAGGATTGCCGTCGATACCTCAAGGAAAAAG GAATGCGTCGTCCATCGTGGAACAAATCGCAAGCGATCCAGCAAGTTCTTTCCTTAAAATCGCTGCTTGAGACGAGGTCAGATTCCGGCGCCGGTACTCGCCAGAGTTTCGTTTCTTCCCGGACGGAAAACCCACAGCATCAT CAGATCCCTCCTGTATCGGCTGCTGAAGAACCTGTATCGTATCGGCGAAAAGACCCTCCGAAACCCTCTTTTTCCGGCAATGTGTCGGCCCGTCTCCCCTCCGCCGACAACAACAAATCCATCCCTCCCACCCCTAACAG CAGAATCAGGAGCCTAGCGAACGAACCAGCGAGTCAGATGACTATTTTCTACCATGGAAAGGTGAATGTCTACGATGATATATCAACTACTAAG GCAAGAGCAATCATGCAACTTGCAGGCAGCCCCATCTACTTGCCTCAGGACACTCCATCTGGTGTAAATACAGCAATCCGGACCTTTCCTTGCCATTTACAGGCAGCATCTGACAAACCAGGATCCAGTTCTCCGGCATCAAGCTCTCCAAGTTTGCAAACAA AAAAAGTCGCTGAACATACTATGCAGTACAGGGAAGAAGGGAACATGTCTCATGAAGTCGAACCTG AAGGTCCAGCAAGTAGAAAAGCATCATTGCAAAGATACCTTGAGAAGCGAAAAGACAGGTATGGTTTAAAGGGCTAA
- the LOC122643157 gene encoding protein TIFY 4B-like isoform X5, with product MRPEETSYQSPLDKPLDQLTDEDISQLTREDCRRYLKEKGMRRPSWNKSQAIQQVLSLKSLLETRSDSGAGTRQSFVSSRTENPQHHQIPPVSAAEEPVSYRRKDPPKPSFSGNVSARLPSADNNKSIPPTPSRIRSLANEPASQMTIFYHGKVNVYDDISTTKARAIMQLAGSPIYLPQDTPSGVNTAIRTFPCHLQAASDKPGSSSPASSSPSLQTSMSKVAEHTMQYREEGNMSHEVEPEGPASRKASLQRYLEKRKDRYGLKG from the exons ATGAGACCGGAAGAAACGAGTTACCAGTCGCCACTGGACAAACCCCTCGATCAGCTCACTGACGAAGACATTTCACAGCTCACTCGTGAGGATTGCCGTCGATACCTCAAGGAAAAAG GAATGCGTCGTCCATCGTGGAACAAATCGCAAGCGATCCAGCAAGTTCTTTCCTTAAAATCGCTGCTTGAGACGAGGTCAGATTCCGGCGCCGGTACTCGCCAGAGTTTCGTTTCTTCCCGGACGGAAAACCCACAGCATCAT CAGATCCCTCCTGTATCGGCTGCTGAAGAACCTGTATCGTATCGGCGAAAAGACCCTCCGAAACCCTCTTTTTCCGGCAATGTGTCGGCCCGTCTCCCCTCCGCCGACAACAACAAATCCATCCCTCCCACCCC CAGCAGAATCAGGAGCCTAGCGAACGAACCAGCGAGTCAGATGACTATTTTCTACCATGGAAAGGTGAATGTCTACGATGATATATCAACTACTAAG GCAAGAGCAATCATGCAACTTGCAGGCAGCCCCATCTACTTGCCTCAGGACACTCCATCTGGTGTAAATACAGCAATCCGGACCTTTCCTTGCCATTTACAGGCAGCATCTGACAAACCAGGATCCAGTTCTCCGGCATCAAGCTCTCCAAGTTTGCAAACAAGTATGTC AAAAGTCGCTGAACATACTATGCAGTACAGGGAAGAAGGGAACATGTCTCATGAAGTCGAACCTG AAGGTCCAGCAAGTAGAAAAGCATCATTGCAAAGATACCTTGAGAAGCGAAAAGACAGGTATGGTTTAAAGGGCTAA